A genomic stretch from Candidatus Poribacteria bacterium includes:
- a CDS encoding tetratricopeptide repeat protein — MQKKEPIQISSLGEFIGWVKQLDFKKCLFRGVPNAEYRIQASAYRRPKEENRNLEKFLQINKHLIADARLRGHGERDGRELGDLEILAQLQHFGAATCLIDFTHNAQVALYFACQKDSKWEKNQRDSENPPDGKVYAVPNDPLNFKKVTPDLLKEKISYFLPRSQPYGRDRQLYHWEPGYQNNRIIAQQSVFVFGAPEIDENEACIIEEECKKDILIELEQVSGINEAMLFPDFDGFSRLHREDTLYEELGASDYFRRAERAHSETQYEEAILNYDKAIELDPQDSETYLWRALAKRALGQNRDTIDDLDKMVKINSNPHAFEMQGKVLSHMKEDRKAIAAFDKVIELDPDNPSCYIRRAIAKWNLRQYQETINDIDQHLQIEPDDFYAYRLRGKVNEDLGNLDEAKRDFQKALRFLSPNARSIGEIKSNIQRIEKRIVEKN, encoded by the coding sequence ATGCAGAAAAAAGAACCTATTCAAATCTCATCGTTGGGTGAGTTTATTGGATGGGTAAAACAATTAGATTTCAAAAAGTGTCTGTTTCGAGGTGTGCCAAATGCAGAATATAGGATACAAGCGTCTGCTTACCGCCGCCCGAAAGAAGAAAACAGGAATTTAGAAAAATTTCTTCAAATCAATAAACATTTAATTGCAGACGCACGCCTTCGGGGGCATGGCGAGAGAGACGGACGAGAACTCGGAGATTTGGAAATACTTGCGCAACTTCAACACTTTGGGGCAGCTACATGTCTAATTGACTTTACCCACAATGCACAAGTTGCACTCTATTTCGCTTGTCAGAAAGATTCCAAGTGGGAAAAGAACCAGCGAGATTCGGAAAATCCTCCAGATGGTAAAGTCTATGCTGTGCCTAATGATCCGCTTAATTTTAAGAAAGTTACACCAGACTTGCTGAAAGAAAAAATCAGTTATTTCCTTCCACGCTCTCAACCTTATGGACGCGATCGGCAACTGTACCATTGGGAACCAGGATACCAAAACAACCGTATTATCGCACAGCAATCTGTCTTTGTGTTTGGGGCTCCCGAAATTGATGAGAATGAGGCATGTATCATTGAAGAAGAGTGCAAGAAGGATATTTTAATTGAGTTAGAACAGGTATCGGGTATTAATGAAGCCATGTTGTTTCCTGACTTTGATGGTTTTTCGCGTTTACATCGTGAAGATACATTATACGAGGAACTTGGGGCCTCAGACTATTTTAGACGTGCTGAGCGAGCACACAGCGAAACTCAATATGAGGAAGCCATCCTAAATTATGACAAAGCTATTGAATTGGACCCCCAAGATTCAGAAACCTACCTCTGGCGAGCATTAGCGAAACGGGCACTGGGCCAAAACAGGGACACTATTGATGACCTTGACAAGATGGTTAAGATAAACAGCAATCCGCATGCATTTGAAATGCAAGGGAAAGTGCTATCTCACATGAAGGAAGACCGAAAGGCTATCGCCGCCTTTGATAAGGTTATTGAACTGGATCCTGATAATCCCTCTTGCTACATCCGACGAGCCATAGCAAAATGGAATTTGAGGCAATACCAAGAAACTATAAACGATATCGACCAACATCTGCAGATAGAGCCCGATGATTTTTATGCTTACCGTTTGCGCGGAAAGGTAAATGAAGATCTAGGGAATCTTGATGAGGCAAAAAGAGATTTTCAAAAGGCATTAAGGTTTTTGTCTCCTAATGCACGGAGCATAGGTGAAATTAAGTCGAACATTCAACGAATCGAAAAACGTATCGTAGAAAAGAATTGA
- a CDS encoding glucose 1-dehydrogenase codes for MRLDNKIAIVTGAGRGIGRAVALRFAEEGAKVVVDDVNDALGTATVTAITDAGGEALFINADVSNATDAEKLIATAVDTYGTVDILVNNAICSTADVLNNNWEANLAVALQGTSHCSTAVVPVMQAADGGSIVNIASVNGLIGLQAIHAYSAAKGGVIALTRSMAVAHGKDNIRINCICPGTIQTEVWEPMIERNPQILDEITPWYPLGRIGQPVDIANAALFLASDEASFATGAVFVIDGGLTAGNHQFPI; via the coding sequence ATGCGGTTGGATAACAAAATAGCCATTGTTACGGGAGCAGGGCGCGGTATCGGCAGAGCGGTTGCGCTTCGATTCGCCGAAGAGGGAGCGAAAGTTGTTGTTGACGACGTGAACGATGCCCTCGGGACAGCAACGGTCACTGCTATCACCGATGCGGGGGGCGAAGCCCTGTTTATCAACGCCGATGTCTCTAATGCCACCGATGCCGAAAAACTTATCGCTACCGCTGTTGACACCTATGGCACTGTTGACATTTTGGTGAACAACGCTATCTGTTCCACTGCCGACGTGTTGAACAACAACTGGGAAGCGAACTTAGCGGTTGCACTCCAAGGCACCAGCCACTGTTCCACTGCCGTCGTTCCTGTGATGCAAGCGGCTGACGGCGGTAGCATCGTCAATATCGCTTCCGTCAATGGACTCATCGGGTTACAGGCGATCCATGCGTATTCTGCTGCGAAAGGTGGCGTTATCGCTTTGACCCGCTCGATGGCGGTTGCGCACGGTAAAGACAATATCCGTATCAACTGTATCTGTCCCGGAACGATTCAAACCGAAGTCTGGGAGCCGATGATTGAACGGAACCCACAGATCCTCGACGAAATCACGCCGTGGTATCCGTTAGGACGGATTGGACAACCGGTTGACATTGCGAACGCTGCACTCTTCTTGGCATCCGATGAAGCCAGTTTTGCAACCGGAGCAGTCTTCGTCATTGATGGTGGGTTGACCGCAGGCAATCACCAATTTCCGATTTAA